Proteins encoded within one genomic window of Akkermansiaceae bacterium:
- a CDS encoding cytochrome C oxidase subunit IV family protein, which produces MANSPEEIQKAKKLYLLIFGALLVCTVLTVAVATVEALDIGHHGFDMWDCILGLAIATVKASLVGAIFMHLNHEKKSIYWIFFGSFIFALALFGLTAFAEFDPIFDPHFFGK; this is translated from the coding sequence ATGGCAAATTCCCCTGAAGAAATCCAAAAGGCAAAGAAGCTCTATCTGCTGATCTTCGGCGCGTTGCTCGTCTGCACGGTTCTGACCGTTGCTGTGGCGACCGTCGAGGCTCTCGACATCGGTCACCACGGCTTTGACATGTGGGACTGCATCCTCGGCCTCGCCATCGCCACCGTTAAGGCGAGCCTCGTCGGTGCGATCTTCATGCACCTTAACCACGAGAAGAAGTCGATCTACTGGATCTTCTTCGGCTCGTTCATCTTCGCGCTGGCGCTGTTCGGTCTGACCGCTTTCGCGGAGTTCGACCCGATCTTCGACCCGCACTTCTTCGGCAAGTAA
- a CDS encoding heme-copper oxidase subunit III: MEIPYIVTPRKDTGLFNSKIAIWLFLASEVMLFGGFFSAYVFLRIGADYPWPERTLPVLPGLINTFVLIGSSVTVVFAWAALKMREWRKFQIYMWITILCAGLFMVLKAIEYKVKFGHQAVRLNDYSIVEGHLGYEKENGEYVKNYKGDKIEENQIVIEGTKFSFSTVRYHGAWVKSIADQAKHHGATVTVAADVKAVTKVGEAEEVIAKAGEPLTTDLLSKVRGVHLKARKHNGALRTAALRQEWNDAKAANPDASSVALAPNVNIDAEALAPKLLTEIPSVAFNVSKPVHFLFAPRDIREADGQSRLRDDTVVEGKLLASPMVFHYVDAIDFQHFAMKAKEKGIDIDLAIDNSWLMKNDAFTREIWAWHRGEIAKLEARLLKEYKVDEKTGKPNRHPTWKERYRVGWKEIKKFSEEKNGIKLSGLAAFKEEFTGPNYTARNPNGDDLTKPHTFPHLSVPREEIRFASKFTPSWNTYYAIYFTITGLHGLHVVGGAIVLGYYLFFGRKMYLSNPEWLANRVEVGGLFWHFVDLVWIFVFPVLYLM; the protein is encoded by the coding sequence ATGGAAATTCCCTACATCGTAACACCCCGCAAGGACACCGGGCTCTTCAACTCGAAGATCGCCATCTGGTTGTTCCTGGCCTCCGAGGTCATGCTTTTCGGTGGTTTCTTCTCCGCCTACGTCTTCCTCCGCATCGGGGCTGACTATCCATGGCCGGAGCGGACCCTGCCGGTGCTCCCCGGTCTGATCAACACCTTCGTCCTCATCGGTTCCTCCGTGACCGTCGTGTTCGCATGGGCCGCGCTGAAGATGCGAGAGTGGCGGAAATTCCAGATCTACATGTGGATCACCATCCTCTGCGCCGGACTCTTCATGGTGCTCAAGGCCATCGAGTACAAAGTGAAGTTCGGCCACCAGGCCGTCCGCCTGAATGACTACTCCATCGTCGAAGGCCACCTCGGCTACGAGAAGGAGAACGGTGAGTACGTCAAAAACTACAAGGGTGACAAGATCGAGGAGAACCAGATCGTCATCGAAGGCACCAAGTTCAGCTTCAGCACCGTCCGCTACCACGGCGCATGGGTGAAGAGCATCGCCGACCAGGCGAAGCACCACGGCGCGACCGTCACCGTCGCCGCCGACGTCAAGGCCGTCACCAAGGTCGGCGAGGCCGAGGAAGTGATCGCCAAGGCAGGTGAACCACTCACCACCGACCTGCTTTCGAAGGTCCGCGGCGTCCACCTGAAGGCCCGCAAGCACAACGGCGCCCTCCGCACCGCCGCCCTCCGCCAGGAATGGAACGATGCCAAGGCCGCCAATCCGGACGCCTCCAGCGTCGCACTGGCTCCTAACGTCAACATCGACGCCGAGGCCCTGGCCCCGAAACTCCTGACCGAGATTCCGTCCGTCGCCTTCAACGTCAGCAAGCCCGTCCACTTCCTTTTCGCCCCGCGTGACATCCGTGAGGCCGACGGCCAGTCCCGCCTGCGGGATGACACAGTGGTCGAGGGCAAGCTCCTCGCCAGCCCGATGGTCTTCCACTACGTGGACGCGATCGACTTCCAGCACTTCGCCATGAAGGCGAAGGAGAAGGGGATCGATATCGATCTGGCCATCGACAACTCCTGGCTGATGAAGAACGACGCCTTCACCCGGGAAATCTGGGCCTGGCACCGTGGCGAGATCGCCAAACTGGAAGCACGTCTCCTCAAGGAATACAAGGTGGACGAGAAGACCGGCAAGCCGAACCGCCATCCCACCTGGAAAGAGCGCTATCGCGTCGGTTGGAAGGAAATCAAGAAATTCTCCGAAGAGAAGAACGGCATCAAACTCTCCGGTCTGGCCGCTTTCAAGGAAGAGTTCACCGGCCCGAACTACACGGCCCGCAACCCCAACGGCGATGACCTGACCAAGCCGCACACCTTCCCGCACCTTTCCGTGCCGCGTGAGGAGATCCGCTTCGCCTCGAAGTTCACCCCGTCCTGGAACACCTACTACGCCATCTACTTCACCATCACCGGTCTCCACGGCCTGCACGTGGTGGGTGGCGCGATCGTGCTGGGCTACTACCTGTTCTTCGGCCGCAAAATGTATCTCTCCAATCCCGAGTGGCTCGCCAACCGGGTGGAGGTCGGTGGCCTCTTCTGGCACTTCGTGGACCTTGTCTGGATCTTCGTGTTCCCGGTCCTGTATTTGATGTGA
- a CDS encoding cbb3-type cytochrome c oxidase subunit I has translation MSAHADSHHGHDAHHDDHHHHDPGFLQKYVFSTDHKMIGIQYGITAMCFLAFGFYLMMVMRWSIAYPHEPLHEWMSWIFTDSWKARWLSDGKVTGETYNMFGAMHGTIMVFLGIVPLGFGAFGNYVTPLQIGAPDMAFPKLNMLSYWLYLLGGVVMCASFFMESGAAKSGWTNYSPLAGFADGQVVNQWLAGQTQWLIGLVLLITSSLLGSVNFITTIINLRARGMTWMRLPFLVWAMLVTGFLLLLAFPPLEAAGIMQLMDRVAHSSFFMPSGLFTKSEGLADLSGGGSPLLFQHLFWFLGHPEVYVLLLPAIACVAEIIPANTRKPLWGYKSMVYSVLVLGFLSFIVWAHHMYMTGMGPMVSTWFQTTTVLISVPSVILLTAMIISLWGGSIRFTPPMMWACAFLPMFGIGGLTGLPLAFNLADLHLHDTYYVIGHFHYVVAPGILFGLFAGVYHWYPKITGRFMSRKLSHLHFWPSLVCMNVIFFPMLVQGMAGFHRRWYNGGDAYLDKTALSQGVDSANVFANTVAQHIDLNILMSWGAWALAVAQIPFFLNLFGAWKFGRKVQSDNPWDATTLEWATPTPPGHGNFTFDIAVYRGPYEYSRPDCKEDYLPQWIEPKHGAGDAAATPAKAAHH, from the coding sequence ATGAGCGCCCACGCAGACTCCCACCACGGGCATGACGCCCATCATGACGATCACCATCATCACGATCCGGGATTCCTCCAGAAATACGTTTTCTCCACCGATCACAAGATGATCGGCATCCAGTACGGGATCACGGCCATGTGCTTCCTGGCCTTCGGATTCTACCTGATGATGGTGATGCGCTGGAGCATCGCCTATCCGCACGAGCCGCTGCACGAGTGGATGAGCTGGATCTTCACCGACAGTTGGAAAGCCCGCTGGCTGTCCGATGGCAAGGTGACCGGTGAGACCTACAACATGTTCGGAGCCATGCACGGCACCATCATGGTGTTCCTCGGCATCGTGCCGCTCGGCTTCGGTGCTTTCGGCAACTACGTGACCCCGCTGCAGATCGGCGCGCCGGACATGGCGTTCCCGAAGCTGAACATGCTCAGCTACTGGCTCTACCTCCTCGGTGGCGTGGTGATGTGCGCCTCCTTCTTCATGGAGTCCGGTGCGGCGAAGTCCGGCTGGACGAACTACTCGCCGCTCGCGGGCTTCGCGGACGGCCAGGTGGTGAACCAGTGGCTCGCGGGTCAGACCCAATGGCTCATCGGTCTGGTGCTGCTGATCACTTCCTCGCTTCTCGGCTCGGTGAACTTCATCACCACCATCATCAACCTCCGCGCCCGTGGCATGACCTGGATGCGCCTGCCGTTCCTGGTGTGGGCCATGCTTGTCACCGGCTTCCTGCTCCTGCTCGCGTTCCCTCCGCTTGAGGCCGCCGGCATCATGCAGCTCATGGACCGCGTCGCCCATTCCTCCTTCTTCATGCCATCCGGGCTCTTCACGAAGTCGGAAGGTCTGGCGGATCTCTCCGGCGGTGGTTCCCCGCTGCTGTTCCAGCACCTTTTCTGGTTCCTCGGCCACCCGGAGGTGTACGTGCTCCTTCTTCCTGCCATCGCCTGCGTCGCGGAAATCATCCCGGCCAACACCCGCAAGCCGCTGTGGGGCTACAAGTCGATGGTCTATTCCGTCCTCGTCCTCGGCTTCCTCTCCTTCATCGTGTGGGCCCACCACATGTATATGACCGGCATGGGACCGATGGTCTCCACCTGGTTCCAGACCACAACGGTGCTCATCTCCGTGCCGTCGGTCATCCTGCTGACCGCCATGATCATCTCCCTGTGGGGCGGTTCCATCCGCTTCACCCCGCCGATGATGTGGGCCTGCGCCTTCCTGCCGATGTTCGGTATCGGCGGTCTGACCGGTCTGCCGCTTGCCTTCAACCTCGCCGACCTCCACCTTCACGACACCTACTACGTGATCGGCCACTTCCACTACGTGGTGGCACCGGGGATTCTCTTCGGCCTCTTCGCCGGGGTGTATCACTGGTATCCGAAGATCACCGGCCGCTTCATGAGCCGCAAGCTGAGCCACCTCCACTTCTGGCCGAGCCTCGTCTGCATGAACGTCATCTTCTTCCCGATGCTCGTGCAGGGTATGGCAGGCTTCCACCGCCGCTGGTACAATGGTGGTGACGCCTACCTCGACAAGACCGCCCTTTCCCAGGGTGTGGACAGTGCCAACGTCTTCGCCAACACCGTGGCCCAGCACATCGACCTGAACATCCTCATGTCATGGGGCGCATGGGCGCTGGCCGTCGCGCAGATCCCGTTCTTCCTCAACCTCTTCGGTGCCTGGAAGTTCGGCCGCAAGGTCCAGAGTGACAACCCGTGGGACGCCACCACCCTGGAGTGGGCGACCCCGACACCTCCCGGCCACGGCAACTTCACCTTCGACATCGCCGTCTACCGCGGTCCTTACGAATACAGCCGTCCTGACTGCAAGGAGGACTACCTCCCGCAGTGGATCGAGCCGAAACACGGCGCCGGCGACGCGGCGGCAACCCCAGCCAAGGCAGCCCACCACTGA
- a CDS encoding c-type cytochrome: protein MSVPNSKPDLDESINVAEAHGRIIREAAATAREKRIADNGREPVSIGLIVVIGITGVIAGGILGHGGDWFNYKTLFKPGYVRAEAPGGEDSGPKPKPAIEVLSARGAKLYSAKCAGCHGPDAKGDGSNYPALAGSKRVLGNTDALAMVILNGLQGPTSSGKTYGAGLMPPQGAGMGAEDLAGLLTYIRNGFGNTSGDVVTVDMAKAALDISGKRAKAGQPSTDAEVMAEHDKALPGEPLDPQIMMDPVTLQLAPAP from the coding sequence ATGTCCGTGCCGAACTCCAAGCCTGACCTCGATGAGTCGATCAACGTCGCCGAGGCTCATGGCCGTATCATCCGCGAAGCCGCCGCGACCGCGCGTGAGAAGCGCATCGCCGACAACGGCCGTGAACCGGTCTCCATTGGACTCATCGTCGTGATCGGCATCACGGGCGTGATCGCAGGTGGCATCCTCGGCCACGGTGGGGATTGGTTCAACTACAAGACGCTCTTCAAGCCCGGCTACGTCCGTGCCGAAGCCCCCGGTGGTGAGGACAGCGGTCCGAAGCCGAAGCCAGCCATCGAGGTTCTCTCCGCCCGCGGTGCGAAGCTCTACTCCGCGAAGTGCGCGGGTTGCCACGGCCCGGACGCGAAGGGTGACGGCTCCAACTACCCGGCCCTCGCCGGTTCCAAGCGCGTGCTCGGCAACACCGACGCGCTCGCCATGGTCATCCTCAACGGTCTCCAGGGACCGACCAGCTCCGGCAAGACCTATGGCGCTGGCCTCATGCCTCCGCAGGGCGCGGGTATGGGCGCGGAAGACCTCGCCGGCCTGCTGACCTACATCCGCAACGGCTTCGGCAACACCTCCGGTGATGTCGTCACCGTGGACATGGCGAAAGCCGCGCTCGACATCTCCGGCAAGCGCGCCAAGGCGGGCCAGCCTTCCACCGACGCGGAAGTCATGGCGGAACACGACAAGGCGCTCCCGGGTGAGCCGCTCGATCCGCAGATCATGATGGACCCTGTGACCCTCCAGCTGGCACCTGCCCCCTGA